A genomic region of Ensifer adhaerens contains the following coding sequences:
- a CDS encoding cobalamin biosynthesis protein, producing MREGAGLVLGLGCERRTPAEEVIALAERALADAGATADDLRLVASLNARAEEPAILAAADHFSVPTAFYDAATLEAEASRLANPSEIVFAHTGCHGVAEGAALVGAGSEAVLIVPKLVSAHATAALAGPASLRVDLGAQVAEAV from the coding sequence ATGAGAGAAGGTGCCGGGCTGGTGCTCGGGCTCGGCTGCGAGCGTCGCACACCGGCCGAAGAGGTGATCGCGCTTGCCGAGCGCGCCCTGGCGGATGCCGGCGCCACCGCGGACGATCTGCGGCTGGTCGCCTCGCTTAATGCCCGCGCGGAAGAACCGGCGATCCTGGCGGCCGCCGACCATTTCTCGGTACCGACCGCGTTCTACGATGCGGCCACGCTCGAAGCCGAAGCCTCCCGGCTCGCCAACCCTTCCGAGATCGTCTTTGCCCACACGGGCTGCCATGGCGTTGCCGAAGGGGCGGCACTCGTTGGCGCCGGCAGTGAAGCGGTGCTGATCGTGCCGAAGCTCGTCTCCGCGCATGCGACGGCGGCGCTTGCCGGGCCGGCGAGCTTGCGTGTGGATCTGGGCGCCCAGGTGGCGGAGGCTGTCTGA
- the cobA gene encoding uroporphyrinogen-III C-methyltransferase, translated as MDDLFAGLPALEKGSVWLVGAGPGDPGLLTLHAANALRQADVIVHDALVNEDCLKLARPGAVLEFAGKRGGKPSPKQRDISLRLVELARAGNRVLRLKGGDPFVFGRGGEEALTLVEHQIPFRIVPGITAGIGGLAYAGIPVTHREVNHAVTFLTGHDSSGLVPDRINWQGIASGSPVIVMYMAMKHIGAITANLIAGGRSPDEPVAFVCNAATPEQAVLETTLSRAEADVEAAGLEPPAIVVVGEVVRLRAALDWIGALDGRKLAADPFANRILRNPA; from the coding sequence ATCGACGACCTCTTTGCCGGATTGCCGGCGCTCGAGAAAGGCTCGGTCTGGCTGGTTGGTGCCGGTCCGGGCGATCCGGGCCTTCTGACGCTGCATGCAGCCAATGCGCTGCGGCAGGCGGATGTGATCGTGCATGATGCGCTGGTCAACGAGGATTGCCTCAAGCTCGCGCGGCCGGGTGCCGTGCTGGAGTTTGCGGGCAAGCGCGGCGGCAAGCCGTCGCCGAAGCAGCGCGACATCTCGCTTCGCCTCGTCGAGCTCGCACGCGCCGGCAACCGGGTGCTGCGGCTGAAGGGCGGCGATCCCTTCGTCTTCGGTCGTGGTGGCGAGGAGGCGTTGACGCTGGTCGAACACCAGATCCCGTTTCGCATCGTGCCGGGCATCACCGCCGGCATCGGGGGCCTGGCCTATGCCGGCATTCCGGTCACCCACCGCGAGGTCAATCACGCGGTCACGTTTCTGACGGGCCACGATTCCTCCGGGCTGGTGCCGGACCGCATTAACTGGCAGGGCATCGCCAGCGGCTCGCCCGTCATCGTCATGTACATGGCGATGAAGCATATCGGTGCGATCACCGCCAACCTCATTGCCGGCGGCCGCTCGCCGGACGAGCCGGTCGCCTTCGTCTGCAATGCGGCGACGCCGGAGCAGGCGGTGCTGGAAACGACGCTTTCACGCGCCGAGGCCGATGTCGAGGCGGCAGGTCTGGAGCCTCCGGCGATCGTCGTCGTCGGCGAGGTGGTCCGGCTGCGTGCAGCGCTCGATTGGATCGGCGCGCTCGACGGGCGCAAGCTTGCGGCAGACCCCTTCGCCAATCGCATACTCAGGAACCCGGCATGA
- the cobD gene encoding threonine-phosphate decarboxylase CobD: MSAPIVHGGGITEAAAHFGGGLEDWLDLSTGINPCPVALPDVPERAWHRLPDRQTVDNARLAAREYYRTDGVLPLPVPGTQSVIQLLPRLMNEYGKTPAHGRVAIFGPTYGEYARVLSAAGFAVDRVEDADALSAEHALVIVVNPNNPTGRAFAPAELLAMAARQKASGGLLLVDEAFGDLQPELSVAGHVPGQGNLIVFRSFGKFFGLAGLRLGFVVATEPVLASFADWLGPWAVSGPALTISKALMQGDTTAIAAGILERRAGLDAALVGAGLKRIGGTGLFVLVEHPRAALLQERLCEAHILTRKFDYAPTWLRIGLAPDAAGDRRLADALALMEP; this comes from the coding sequence ATGAGCGCACCGATCGTTCATGGTGGCGGCATCACCGAAGCCGCAGCGCACTTTGGCGGCGGGCTTGAAGACTGGCTCGACCTATCGACTGGCATCAACCCGTGCCCCGTTGCCTTGCCTGACGTGCCCGAGCGCGCCTGGCACCGGCTGCCGGACCGGCAGACGGTGGACAATGCGCGTCTGGCGGCCCGAGAATATTACCGCACCGATGGCGTGCTGCCCTTGCCGGTACCCGGTACCCAATCGGTGATCCAGCTTTTGCCGCGTCTGATGAACGAATACGGGAAGACGCCAGCTCACGGGCGCGTCGCTATCTTCGGGCCGACCTATGGCGAATATGCCCGTGTCCTGTCGGCGGCCGGTTTTGCCGTCGATCGCGTCGAGGACGCCGATGCGCTCAGCGCCGAGCATGCCCTGGTGATCGTGGTGAACCCCAACAATCCGACGGGCCGCGCTTTCGCGCCCGCCGAACTTCTGGCGATGGCGGCGAGGCAGAAGGCAAGCGGCGGGCTGCTGCTGGTCGACGAGGCCTTCGGCGATCTGCAGCCGGAATTGAGCGTTGCCGGCCATGTGCCGGGGCAGGGCAATCTCATCGTCTTCCGTTCCTTCGGCAAGTTCTTCGGCCTTGCGGGCCTGCGCCTCGGCTTCGTCGTCGCGACGGAGCCGGTGCTTGCGTCCTTTGCCGATTGGCTCGGTCCCTGGGCTGTCTCCGGCCCGGCGCTGACCATCTCCAAAGCGTTGATGCAGGGCGATACGACGGCGATTGCGGCCGGCATTCTTGAACGACGCGCCGGCCTAGATGCCGCTCTCGTTGGGGCAGGGCTCAAGCGCATCGGCGGCACGGGTCTCTTCGTGCTGGTCGAGCATCCGCGTGCCGCATTGCTACAGGAGCGCCTCTGCGAAGCCCATATCCTCACGCGCAAGTTCGACTATGCGCCGACCTGGCTGCGGATCGGCCTGGCGCCGGACGCTGCGGGCGACCGGCGGCTGGCGGACGCGCTTGCCCTGATGGAGCCCTGA
- a CDS encoding cobyrinate a,c-diamide synthase has translation MSGLLIAAPSSGSGKTTVTLGLMRALKRSGVAIAPGKAGPDYIDPAFHAAATGEPCFNYDPWAMRPELLLANASHAASGGRTLIVEAMMGLHDGAADGSGTPADLAATLNLAVILVVDCARMSQSVAALVRGYADHRDDIRVVGVILNKVGSDRHEMMLRDALGKVRMPVFGVLRQDSALQLPERHLGLVQAGEHSALEGFIEAAAARVEAACDLDAIRLIATIFPQVPAAANAARLRPLGQRIAVARDIAFAFCYEHLLYGWRQGGAEISFFSPLADEAPDAAADAVYLPGGYPELHAGQLSAAARFRSGIHSAAERGARIFGECGGYMVLGEGLVAADGTRYDMLGLLPLVTSFAERRRHLGYRRVVPVDNAFFDGPMTAHEFHYATIVAEGAADRLFAVSDAAGEDLGQAGLRRGPVAGSFMHLIDVAGAA, from the coding sequence ATGAGCGGACTGCTGATCGCCGCACCGTCGTCCGGCTCCGGCAAGACGACGGTGACGCTTGGGTTGATGCGCGCCTTGAAGAGGAGCGGCGTGGCGATCGCGCCCGGCAAGGCGGGGCCGGACTATATCGATCCCGCTTTCCACGCGGCCGCGACCGGCGAGCCCTGCTTCAACTACGATCCCTGGGCGATGCGCCCGGAACTGCTGCTTGCCAACGCGTCGCATGCGGCCTCCGGCGGGCGCACCTTGATCGTCGAGGCGATGATGGGACTGCATGACGGTGCTGCCGACGGCTCGGGAACGCCGGCGGATCTCGCCGCGACGCTCAATCTTGCGGTCATTCTGGTGGTCGATTGCGCCCGCATGTCCCAGTCGGTGGCCGCGCTCGTGCGCGGCTATGCGGATCATCGCGACGATATCCGGGTCGTCGGCGTCATCCTCAACAAGGTCGGCAGCGACCGGCATGAAATGATGCTGCGCGATGCGCTCGGCAAGGTGCGCATGCCTGTCTTCGGCGTGCTTCGGCAGGACAGCGCGTTGCAACTGCCGGAGCGCCATCTCGGCCTCGTACAGGCGGGCGAGCATTCAGCCCTCGAAGGCTTCATCGAGGCGGCCGCCGCGCGGGTCGAGGCGGCCTGCGACCTCGATGCCATCCGCCTGATCGCGACGATTTTCCCGCAGGTGCCCGCGGCGGCCAATGCCGCGCGGTTGCGGCCGCTCGGTCAGCGGATCGCGGTCGCGCGCGATATCGCCTTTGCCTTCTGCTACGAGCATCTGCTTTACGGCTGGCGGCAAGGCGGCGCGGAGATTTCCTTCTTCTCGCCGCTCGCCGACGAGGCGCCGGACGCGGCTGCCGATGCCGTCTATCTTCCGGGGGGCTATCCGGAGCTGCATGCGGGGCAGCTGAGTGCCGCCGCCCGCTTCCGTTCCGGCATACATTCGGCGGCCGAACGCGGCGCCCGCATCTTCGGCGAGTGCGGCGGCTATATGGTGCTCGGTGAAGGGCTTGTCGCTGCCGATGGTACACGCTACGACATGCTCGGCCTGCTGCCGCTCGTAACCAGTTTTGCCGAGCGCAGGCGGCACCTCGGCTATCGCCGCGTCGTGCCTGTCGACAACGCCTTCTTCGATGGACCCATGACGGCGCACGAATTCCATTATGCGACCATCGTCGCCGAAGGGGCGGCCGATCGGCTGTTTGCGGTCAGCGACGCTGCCGGCGAGGATCTTGGCCAGGCGGGCCTTCGGCGCGGCCCTGTCGCCGGTTCCTTCATGCATCTGATCGACGTCGCAGGTGCGGCATGA
- a CDS encoding HD domain-containing protein: MTDLERRALEFATRAHGDQKRKYDGRPYIVHPIAVADIVRTIPHTTEMIAAALLHDTVEDTDATLLDISEAFGPKVATLVAWLTDIATPFHGNRQMRKELDRQHLALAPVAAKTIKLADLIDNAIAIKAGDPNFWKIFGAEMKRLLEALGDGDETLLEKARGLAPE; the protein is encoded by the coding sequence ATGACCGACCTGGAACGTCGCGCTCTCGAGTTCGCAACCCGCGCCCATGGGGACCAGAAGCGCAAGTATGACGGCCGGCCCTATATCGTTCATCCGATTGCGGTGGCGGACATCGTGCGGACTATCCCCCATACGACTGAGATGATCGCGGCGGCGCTGCTTCACGACACGGTCGAAGACACCGACGCGACGCTGCTGGACATCAGCGAGGCGTTCGGCCCCAAGGTTGCAACACTCGTTGCATGGCTCACCGACATCGCCACGCCGTTTCACGGCAACCGGCAGATGCGCAAGGAACTGGATCGCCAGCACCTCGCATTGGCGCCTGTCGCAGCGAAAACCATCAAGCTGGCCGATCTGATCGACAATGCGATAGCGATCAAAGCCGGCGATCCGAACTTCTGGAAAATATTCGGCGCCGAGATGAAGCGCTTGCTGGAGGCGTTGGGCGATGGCGATGAAACGCTACTTGAGAAGGCTCGTGGCCTCGCGCCGGAATGA
- a CDS encoding TSUP family transporter: MQDLAFHLLAFLFVAAFIAGFIDSIAGGGGMITIPAMLIAGIPPLQTLGTNKLQGLFGSGSASLSYARRGHVNLKEQLPMALMSGLGSVFGALLATVVPGDVLKAVLPFLLIAIALYFGLKPNMGDVDQHRRITPFVFTLTLVPLIGFYDGVFGPGTGSFFMLGFVTLAGFGVLKATAHTKFLNFGSNIGAFGVFLFFGAILWKVGLMMGVGQFLGAQVGSRYAMAKGAKIIKPLLVIVSIALAIRLLADPSHPLRMWLGL; this comes from the coding sequence GTGCAAGACCTCGCCTTCCACCTGCTCGCCTTCCTGTTCGTTGCCGCCTTCATCGCCGGCTTCATCGATTCGATCGCCGGCGGCGGTGGCATGATCACCATTCCCGCCATGCTGATCGCCGGCATCCCGCCGCTGCAGACGCTCGGCACCAACAAGCTGCAGGGGCTGTTCGGCTCAGGCTCGGCAAGCCTTTCCTATGCGCGGCGCGGCCACGTGAACCTGAAAGAACAGTTGCCGATGGCGCTGATGTCGGGATTGGGCTCGGTGTTCGGGGCGCTGCTCGCGACTGTCGTTCCAGGCGACGTGCTGAAGGCCGTTCTGCCCTTCCTGCTGATCGCCATCGCGCTCTATTTTGGTTTGAAGCCGAACATGGGCGACGTCGACCAGCACCGTCGCATCACGCCCTTCGTCTTCACGTTGACGCTGGTACCGCTGATCGGCTTTTACGACGGCGTCTTCGGGCCGGGCACCGGCTCCTTCTTCATGCTCGGCTTCGTTACGCTCGCCGGCTTCGGCGTGCTGAAGGCGACCGCGCACACGAAGTTCCTGAACTTCGGCTCCAACATCGGCGCATTTGGCGTTTTTCTCTTCTTCGGCGCCATCCTCTGGAAGGTTGGCCTGATGATGGGCGTCGGCCAGTTCCTCGGCGCCCAGGTAGGCTCACGCTACGCCATGGCCAAGGGCGCCAAGATCATCAAGCCGTTGCTCGTCATCGTCTCGATCGCGCTCGCCATCCGGCTGCTCGCCGACCCGTCGCATCCCTTGAGGATGTGGCTGGGGCTCTAA
- a CDS encoding methyltransferase family protein encodes MSTTLPAILMLIVGLSTLALAILRRMQSGRSPVVLSYGDDAEGFAGKLFRLIVAALVIHLLAVAMLPASVDAALGRIPALDTPILHAVGLALMTLGGGLTMLSQWAMRHSWKIGIPEKQDTPLVTSGLYAFSRNPIYVGMVTALIGTVLAVPNVVSVALTLSAWISISYQIRMEETHLGRSFGEAYGAYCRRVRRWV; translated from the coding sequence ATGTCCACCACCCTTCCCGCCATTCTGATGCTCATCGTCGGCCTGTCCACGCTGGCGCTAGCGATCCTCCGCCGCATGCAATCCGGCCGCTCACCGGTCGTATTGAGCTATGGCGACGATGCGGAGGGGTTTGCGGGCAAGCTTTTTCGCCTGATCGTCGCGGCGCTGGTGATCCACCTGCTGGCGGTCGCCATGCTCCCGGCGTCCGTCGATGCCGCCCTCGGCCGGATTCCGGCGCTCGACACGCCCATCCTCCACGCCGTCGGCCTGGCGCTGATGACGCTCGGCGGCGGGCTGACGATGCTGTCGCAATGGGCCATGCGCCATTCCTGGAAGATCGGCATCCCCGAAAAGCAGGACACGCCCCTTGTCACCTCTGGCCTCTATGCCTTCTCGCGCAACCCGATCTATGTCGGCATGGTGACCGCGCTCATCGGCACCGTGTTGGCGGTGCCCAACGTCGTCTCGGTGGCGCTGACGCTCTCCGCCTGGATCTCGATTTCCTACCAGATCCGCATGGAGGAAACGCATCTTGGCCGATCCTTCGGGGAGGCTTACGGCGCCTATTGCAGGCGTGTTCGCAGGTGGGTCTGA